A region of Bacteroidota bacterium DNA encodes the following proteins:
- a CDS encoding HD domain-containing protein — protein sequence MQTENLLKQVSFIKEIDKLKYIQRKTKLFNSDRNENDAEHSWHLAMMTIVLAEHANKPIDVLKVLKMVLIHDIVEIDAGDTFLYDTQKNHINTDEELIAAKRIFGLLPTEQAAEFIAIWQEFEEGLTDEAKFAKSMDRFEPLLQNTTNNGGTWKEFNVPYEKVYDKKKNIQHGSTAIWEYAESLINESVDKGFLTK from the coding sequence ATGCAGACAGAAAATTTATTAAAGCAGGTTAGTTTCATTAAAGAGATAGATAAGTTGAAATACATTCAACGCAAAACCAAATTATTCAACAGCGACAGAAATGAAAACGATGCGGAACATAGCTGGCATTTAGCCATGATGACCATTGTACTGGCCGAACACGCCAACAAACCGATTGATGTATTGAAAGTGTTGAAAATGGTTTTAATTCACGACATCGTAGAGATTGATGCAGGCGATACTTTCCTTTACGACACACAAAAAAACCATATCAATACAGATGAAGAACTGATTGCAGCCAAACGTATATTCGGGCTTTTGCCAACAGAGCAAGCAGCAGAATTTATTGCTATATGGCAAGAGTTTGAAGAAGGCTTGACTGATGAAGCCAAGTTTGCCAAATCAATGGACCGCTTTGAACCGTTACTGCAAAATACCACCAACAATGGCGGTACCTGGAAAGAGTTTAATGTTCCTTATGAAAAAGTGTACGATAAGAAAAAAAACATTCAACATGGTTCAACAGCTATTTGGGAATATGCAGAAAGCTTAATTAACGAAAGTGTAGACAAAGGTTTTTTAACGAAATAA
- a CDS encoding YdeI/OmpD-associated family protein, translating into MATEKPLVNKKYLLERYPGKGGWTYVVIPEISKDHRARFGWVQVKGTIDDYAIKNYKLMPMSNGYLFLPVKADIRKKIGKQAGDWVHIVLYKDDSEMEIPEALLLCLQDEPQTHQIFLSFTDGQRKEFIDWIAAAKTDTTKVERIAETLRKVSLGQTFREK; encoded by the coding sequence ATGGCAACTGAAAAACCATTGGTAAACAAAAAGTATTTACTGGAACGTTATCCCGGTAAAGGCGGGTGGACGTATGTTGTTATACCCGAAATATCCAAAGACCATCGGGCTCGTTTTGGTTGGGTACAGGTAAAAGGCACTATTGATGATTATGCCATTAAAAACTATAAGCTGATGCCTATGAGCAATGGATATCTTTTTTTACCGGTGAAAGCTGATATAAGAAAAAAGATTGGCAAGCAAGCAGGTGATTGGGTACACATAGTTTTATACAAAGACGATAGTGAAATGGAAATTCCCGAAGCTTTATTGCTTTGCCTGCAAGATGAACCACAAACGCATCAAATATTTTTAAGCTTTACCGATGGACAACGCAAAGAGTTTATTGACTGGATAGCCGCAGCCAAAACGGATACCACCAAAGTAGAACGCATAGCCGAAACTTTAAGAAAGGTAAGCTTAGGGCAAACGTTTAGAGAAAAGTAA
- a CDS encoding type I restriction endonuclease, translated as MDFKDQIKLLGDRVIKLKDQVNTEEATKNAFIMPFIRELGYDVFNPNEVTPELVADIGMKQGEKIDYAIMRNGEPIILIECKWHGAPLNVNNASQLFRYFHTTKARFSILTNGIEYRFYTDLVEPNKMDEKPFFVFNITEIKDNQIEELKKFHKAYYDFDNILNTASDLKYTNELKILLNSEFANPSPEFVKHFARQVYPSVITAKVLEQFTALTKKSIQQNISDLITERLKTALTKEDTAIKEQEAIQVAADQMKAEESKIITTEEELEAFMIVKTILRQKIKANRVTHRDAQSYFAILLDDNNRKTICRLYLGAKKCIGIFDDQKKEIKNEISTLDDIFKYADTLINTVESYDKSKQPA; from the coding sequence ATGGACTTTAAAGACCAAATCAAACTTCTTGGAGACAGAGTAATTAAACTCAAAGATCAAGTAAATACCGAAGAAGCAACAAAGAACGCTTTTATTATGCCTTTCATTAGAGAACTAGGATATGATGTTTTTAATCCTAATGAAGTGACTCCTGAATTAGTTGCAGACATTGGAATGAAACAAGGTGAAAAAATTGATTATGCAATTATGCGTAATGGAGAACCAATCATTTTAATTGAATGTAAATGGCACGGAGCACCGTTAAATGTCAATAATGCTTCTCAGCTATTCAGATATTTTCATACAACAAAAGCAAGATTTTCCATTCTTACAAATGGAATAGAATATCGTTTTTATACCGACTTGGTTGAACCAAACAAGATGGATGAAAAACCATTTTTCGTTTTTAATATCACGGAAATTAAGGACAATCAAATTGAAGAGCTTAAAAAATTTCATAAAGCTTATTATGACTTTGACAATATTTTAAATACAGCAAGCGATTTAAAATATACTAATGAACTAAAGATTTTACTTAATTCAGAGTTTGCTAATCCCAGCCCTGAGTTTGTTAAGCACTTTGCCAGACAAGTTTATCCAAGTGTAATTACAGCCAAAGTGTTGGAACAGTTTACTGCTTTGACAAAAAAGTCTATTCAACAAAATATAAGTGACCTTATTACGGAACGATTAAAAACTGCCTTGACAAAAGAAGATACAGCAATCAAAGAGCAAGAAGCTATTCAAGTAGCAGCAGACCAAATGAAAGCAGAAGAAAGTAAGATTATAACTACGGAGGAAGAACTGGAAGCATTTATGATTGTAAAAACAATCCTACGACAAAAAATTAAAGCAAACAGAGTAACGCATAGGGACGCACAATCATATTTTGCAATCTTACTGGACGATAATAACCGTAAAACAATTTGCCGACTATATTTAGGAGCAAAAAAATGTATCGGAATTTTTGATGACCAAAAGAAAGAAATCAAAAATGAAATCTCAACTCTTGACGACATCTTTAAGTATGCAGACACATTAATAAATACAGTTGAAAGCTACGACAAATCGAAGCAACCAGCATAA
- a CDS encoding SRPBCC domain-containing protein produces the protein MENQPDKKEGLKIVREFNAPKALVFDAFATAEAFAEWWGPVGMPVTVLHFDFKQGGKLHYKMEGNGQTMWGVFNYKNIIRPDSLAFVSSFSDESGNICNSPFPIDFPLEIFNQLTLEEKNGVTILTLSGHPINATPEQEATYNSMFENMSQGFAGTFNQLDAYLAKIQK, from the coding sequence ATGGAAAATCAACCAGACAAAAAAGAAGGGCTAAAAATAGTGCGTGAATTTAATGCACCAAAAGCGTTGGTATTTGATGCCTTTGCAACGGCAGAAGCATTTGCTGAATGGTGGGGCCCTGTTGGAATGCCTGTTACCGTATTGCATTTTGACTTTAAACAAGGTGGCAAACTTCACTACAAAATGGAAGGTAACGGCCAAACTATGTGGGGCGTTTTTAATTATAAAAACATTATCAGACCTGACTCATTAGCCTTTGTAAGTTCTTTTTCTGATGAAAGCGGAAACATTTGCAACTCTCCCTTCCCTATTGATTTTCCACTTGAAATATTTAATCAATTAACATTAGAAGAAAAAAATGGCGTTACTATTTTAACGCTTTCAGGACACCCGATTAATGCAACACCTGAACAGGAAGCAACTTACAATTCTATGTTTGAAAACATGTCACAAGGCTTTGCTGGAACGTTTAATCAATTAGATGCATACTTAGCTAAAATTCAAAAATAA
- a CDS encoding metalloregulator ArsR/SmtB family transcription factor, with translation METRRDIFQAIADPTRRAILSLLALQAMTPGAIAENFHSSRQTISKHIQILTECQLVRQEQKGREIYYHFNPTKMKEVADWVNQYSQFWNDKFNSLDKYLSKVQSNNKLKK, from the coding sequence ATGGAAACACGAAGAGATATATTTCAGGCAATTGCCGACCCGACCCGTAGAGCTATATTGAGTTTATTGGCCCTGCAAGCCATGACACCGGGAGCCATCGCTGAAAACTTTCATTCATCAAGGCAAACCATTTCAAAGCATATTCAAATTTTAACGGAGTGTCAATTGGTAAGACAAGAGCAAAAAGGACGCGAAATATATTACCATTTCAATCCCACTAAAATGAAAGAAGTAGCAGACTGGGTTAATCAATACAGCCAGTTTTGGAATGATAAATTCAATTCACTTGACAAGTATTTAAGTAAAGTTCAATCAAACAATAAATTAAAAAAATAG